ATCGCGCGCACTTGGCATGCGCGCGCGCACGCCCTATAATAGCGCCCGTGTTGTCCAATCCTATTCGTATTGATGGAGGGAGAATCATGGCGAAGAAAACGGTGAATGTGGCGATGATCGGCGGCGCGTTCATGGGCAAGGCGCACAGCAACGGCTGGCGCCAGGTCGGTATGTTTTTCGACCCGCCCGTCAAGCCGGTCATGAAGGTCATGTGCGACAAAGACCCGAACGTGCTCAAGAACGCGGAACGTTACGGCTGGCAGGAAGCCTCGACCGACTGGCAGGAGGTAATCAATCGGCCGGACATCGACATCATCGATATCTGCACGCCGAACTTCCTGCACCCGCCCATCGCGGTCGCGGCCGCGAAGGCCGGCAAGGCGGTCGTCTGCGAGAAACCGCTCGCGAACACACTGAAGGAGGCCAAGGAGATGCTTGCCGCCGCGCAGAAGGCCGGCGTAAAGCACATGTGCGGCTTTTCGTACCGTTTCGCGCCCGCGGTGCAGACGATCAAGGGCATGATGCAGAAGGGCATGCTCGGCGACATCTTCCATTTCCGCGCGGCTTATCAGCAGGACTGGATCGTCGACCCGGATTTTCCCATGGTGTGGCGGCTCAAGAAGGCGAGCACGGGCTCCGGCGCGCTTGGCGACATCGGCGCGCACATCACGGACCTGTGCCACTTTCTCGTCGGCGAAGTCTGCGAGGTTGCCGCAGCCATGGAAACGTTCATCAAGCAGCGCGTCATCGCGGACAGCGACTCGGGAGCGTGGGGCGCGAAAGGCAGCCAGAAGAAGAAGCGGTATGACGTCGTCGACGTGGACGACGCCGCCATTTACCTGGGCCGCATCAAGGGCGCGAATACGCTGGCCACGTTCGAAGCAACGCGCTTCGCGCCAGGCCGCCGCAATTACAACGCCATCGAGATCTACGGCAGCAAGGGCTCCATCCTGTGGAATCAGGAAGAGATGGACGTGTTCCACTATTTCGACCGCGGGGACCCCGCCACGCTCCAGGGTTTCCGCAGGGTGCAGGCGTGCGACATGGGCCATCCCTACGTGCACGCATGGTGGCCGCCGGGACACATCATCGGCTACGAACACCTCTTCGTGCACGAATTGTACGAGTTCCTTTGCGGCCTCAATAAGGCCAAGGGCAATCACCCGACCTTCGCGGACGCCGTGGCCTGCCAGAAGGTGCTCGATGCCGTCGAGCGGGCCGCCCAGACCAGGAAATGGGTGAAGGTACAGTAACGCCCGCCGCGCGCGGGAACGGCGCCGTTGCGGCGCGACATAGGAGATTCAGACCATGAAACTGGGTTTGCTCACCGTCATGTTCGGCAACAAGCCGCTGAAGGACGTGCTCGAACTCGTGCGGCCGCTCGGCCTGGATTGCGTCGAACTGGGCACGGGCAACTATCCGGGCTGCGCGCATGCGCCGCTGGACGAACTGCTCGCGTCGAAACCGAAACGGAACGAACTGCTCGCGCTGCTGAAGGGCGAGGGCCTGTCGATCAGCGCGCTGAGCTGCCACGGCAACTGTCTGCACCCGGACGCGGTCTTCGCGAAGAAGAACCAGCAGGTGCAAACGAAGACAATCCGCCTGGCCGAGATGATGGGCATCAAAGTCGTCATTGATTTCTCGGGCTGCCCCGGCGAGAGCGACAAGGCCAGGAAACCCAACTGGGTGACCTGCGCGTGGCCGCCGGATTACCTCGAAGTGCTCGAATGGCAGTGGTCGAAGAAGGTCATTCCGTACTGGACGAAGCAAGCGAAATTTGCGCGCGACCACGGTGTCTCCGTGGCATTCGAGAT
The DNA window shown above is from Candidatus Hydrogenedentota bacterium and carries:
- a CDS encoding sugar phosphate isomerase/epimerase, with the protein product MKLGLLTVMFGNKPLKDVLELVRPLGLDCVELGTGNYPGCAHAPLDELLASKPKRNELLALLKGEGLSISALSCHGNCLHPDAVFAKKNQQVQTKTIRLAEMMGIKVVIDFSGCPGESDKARKPNWVTCAWPPDYLEVLEWQWSKKVIPYWTKQAKFARDHGVSVAFEMHPGFVVYNPETLLKLRNACGANLGANFDPSHLFWQGMDPCEAVKLLGGKAIFHVHAKDSRVDPVNASRNGVLDTKHYGDEANRSWIFRTVGYGHSLEWWKDFFSTLRLVGYDGAISIEHEDSLMSSWEGLTKAIAFLKQTMIFEKPTAMTWA
- a CDS encoding Gfo/Idh/MocA family oxidoreductase, which produces MAKKTVNVAMIGGAFMGKAHSNGWRQVGMFFDPPVKPVMKVMCDKDPNVLKNAERYGWQEASTDWQEVINRPDIDIIDICTPNFLHPPIAVAAAKAGKAVVCEKPLANTLKEAKEMLAAAQKAGVKHMCGFSYRFAPAVQTIKGMMQKGMLGDIFHFRAAYQQDWIVDPDFPMVWRLKKASTGSGALGDIGAHITDLCHFLVGEVCEVAAAMETFIKQRVIADSDSGAWGAKGSQKKKRYDVVDVDDAAIYLGRIKGANTLATFEATRFAPGRRNYNAIEIYGSKGSILWNQEEMDVFHYFDRGDPATLQGFRRVQACDMGHPYVHAWWPPGHIIGYEHLFVHELYEFLCGLNKAKGNHPTFADAVACQKVLDAVERAAQTRKWVKVQ